The Pieris napi chromosome 14, ilPieNapi1.2, whole genome shotgun sequence genomic interval TGGTTTCCATAAGTTAAGAAGCTACccatttattaatgtaatcaGTATTAAATGATGATACTAAAACATGCTTCATCAAAAATCGAACACAGGTCCTGTTATACTCAACGTGCGTTCACCGCTCAACGTTcaataattcaattcaatCATATGAAACCTGAACTGACTGAATGACACCAAACCAGGTCGGTCCATAGacgttgctcgatagacgaaaaatatggcacagagcgccccacgctttttcacaataataccagtattttttgttcattaccattttcagcctaaattaggaattatttttcactttttagtttgatgtgctttaaaggcgtgtgttctagttttttttaactattatttattttttattttttagttaatttttttttttttttttcattttttttttcggattattgcattgtcatcaatctttgacaggtgcgcaaagtttgaatgaaatctgtccgttaaaagtgggtcaaaatcgagtccgaaggagccggttacatacatacatacaggtgaagctaatataaagcgtgtaaaaacacGCCAATTCGAAGCCTTCCGGTTTTtcgataaaaaacaaaacacactCGGTGATACGTGCTCACACAAATTACTTCCCACGTCTATACGCAGTCTTTTTGTAAGATAATCCGtggtaaaatatgttaattcgAACGCATTTACGAGTAAGTCCTGAGGCGGAATACTTAACTCAAGTTTCAAATCTTCATCTTCAAGTTTAATATAGTTAGGGATTTGGTTTGTGTGTGTGCGTGGCCCTGAGGCGTGTTTGTttggcaataaaataaatccttGGATTCTGATTGTACGAACGATAGGTCTGATGATGGCGCTGCAATTCGTTCAAAATGGGTTTGACAAAGAATTAAactgtatgtaaaatatttgttatttgcGCAACATTACTAATACCGCTTTTAAATGGGAGGTTATGGTAGAAGGGTTCTGAGTTATATCATTTTAATGCCAAATctcaaacataaaaaatataaacttggGACCTTAACTTACAAAATAGTTTACGACCAGaccaaaattttcaaaaaatctaaatttacaaaaaatatttaagatgtAAGTCACGAGATGCAATTcaccagagctggtgcggcttgtgatGTGGCTGAAAAAGCCAAAGcctgcaaatacaggggtctaggctccgaatatgattttgtcccattcggtgtcgagacccttggtccttggggtcctagcgctataaggaaatatcaaaaaggttagtcgacatcacaggagaccaaAGAGCTGGCACCttcctcggacaaagaattagtaggaccttgcctaaagggactccttttaataatatattttagtttttatattttaaggttagttattgttctttttttgtatttataagctATGTTAAATTATCATCTTGTgctgtaatataaataattgtattttcttCACCAGAAGAGAGTAGAAGCATATCATTGGCATGTTAGCAGCCCATTACGAGActttaatcgtttaaattattatcactCGTTACTCATAACAATTGACAAATTCAATTGCCAATTGACAATTCACCAGGATATCTCTGTGGAACTactaatgtaaattaaaacttgacaCTAGTATCGAGAAGGAGAATTCTCCATAATATTCTATTGCTAAGCTCAAACTTCCTAACCGAGATAGTTGCCTAATGGGTATTGTAAAGTGCTACAACTATAATTATTGTGCTAGAGCACTCGTGCTACGTTCAAGTTTCAAACCGATGTTCATTATttcgttttatataataactatataaatgacttgattattataattaataatcaattgaataataaaaaaataattaatattaaattatatttatttatttacacttcgttgcattatctatatcaatataaaaatttatcttaattaaatgtaaaggagggcaactggcggccttatcgctttcgagcgatctcttccaggcaaccactgtgaaaagaaaaaatgtaatagattagataaggtaggcaagaagtggaaaaatacatattacatatagttattaagaaaaaaaaaactaaacaggcacaaaaaacaaactaaactaataaaagatacatgaaaaataaagtaaaaagtgcacatgaatcataataatataatttaagaccagtctcacgtcagttacacatatacatagttacttagacaaaaaaaatgacACAAAGCAAAGCAATTGAAACATTTAATCAGTGAATGGGtaccataataaaaaaggactCATAAAACAgtgaataaaaatgtgtgtgttatacaaaaaaagaaaaagtgcaaaatcacgataatttcaatcagttagtacgaaagttagggatacgatgtggacaggtaatgctTGTACAGTAGAGACTTAAAAGAAGATAGGGAGCTAAGCATATAGGGACGGTAAGTGAATTCCATAGCCTCACTGCAGAGACCTTAGAGATTTGCCAAGAAATAAAGAGTTATGTGATGGGATACCAAGGAAATAGGTATGGGCTTCCAAAAATTTGAAATCGTTTTGAAGGAGGAATTTTGGGATTGAACaggatatttatatattttagattcgAAGTAAAACTATTTCTTAATCCTTATCACGAAATTCAAATCACGTACCATACTTAGCAACTAATGATCATGAATCACTATCTTCGCATCTCCGATACAATATAAACGGGACACACCGAGAGATAACAACTTATTTGCATATCTTAATACGAAACTCTTcgtaacaaaatgtatattgaatatctatagatttttataagtGAATTTGTGATTAGAGCTTTAAGTTTAACACAATCGatgtgttaaatatttattgatttaagaCGTACCCATCTTCAGAAAGACTAGAAAAATTGCTTCAAACAGTGAAAGTCAAAAAGTCACATAAACACTACAAAAACAAGAACTTTACTAGTCTGTGCGAGCCATTCAAAGACAGTAGacctataaaatatgttaataaatattgttacgaTGGGTTGACTGAAACGTTTCTCAATTTAACCACCAGTTTGAGACATTTTCTGCAAGCTGAAACCACACTGCAAACAttctgttgttttttttttagattcttCGAAGTTTACTGAAAATCTTTTTCTTAAGGTATGCCGAACTCCTATGTTTAACGTTTATTGACTCTTCCCTACAACTTACCATCCACTCATAAGCGCAGcaataatatagataataaatcaatttatttaatgttttcaaAAAAACAGCCATATAAAAGTCAAAgcaatttattcatttaggtaacacaatgtacacttatcaATAAagaatgcttctaattttacatttactgccggTTCCCAaaacaagggcgtagaacggacgagaaagcgatgcaaatgtcatattaataatcataataagtacagttaagatatttataattgttgacAAAATGGTCTAAACTCTCCCACATTATAAAGGTacctttaaaaatctaattatctTCCCTTTGAAAGCAGACGGCAGTGATCTTTAATTTTTGAGAAGGTGATAAAATAGTTTGATAGCCATGGcgcaattgttttttaaatgcaaCATGCAGGCACCCACAGCCGTGTTGGATCCCTCGGTAGATACAGGCAAGCAAGCGCATTGCTAACTATAGTAAGACTATTTGATTAATTCTATATGTAACGTAGCAGGCGTGATTGGTACGCGTCATactaaaaatctttatttactaCAGTGAAAACCTGGACACTCGGGACCATATTAATAAGATATTACGCTCTTCAATCCACTCTATACTCTctataatttcataataaactCTAGGAGGTAGATAGTAATCATTGATTAATTACGCGTTATAATTGAGCGCGGTCGGTGCGGCTTGTCACACTATTACGCGAATTATCGCGAGAAATTAACGTTATATCGATTACCAATGTTACCTATTCAACGTacagatgttttaatttacgaTTGCGTCACATGACGTAGAATTATAGTACTGTCCAATTGCTTTGAACactaaaaaaacatgtgtgtgtacttatgtacacgcgttagaagttatacttctttggcttaacaagttaaaaatcttttccaAAAATTCAACGTTTGTAGAAATAACGACACTAACATAGaacatagaaaaaaactaaaatgttgactatagctaacttcagggtgtaggttttttgtgacggtgtgcgcgcagATAGTAAAATTTACTCAGAAGGAGTATCACATCAAAAATCATTCGATTATTACATAATCAGGATCACATCAAGTCCATGTCACGTTTAACACACGAACTCCGACAGAGTGAAGGCCTTCTCCAAATTCGTCACTTGTAGAcagacaaacaaaaacactcacacataaacacacataataacaataatcaaaaaaaatatatatattaagagatctaatttttttttcccttTTCCCTTTCGCTTGTCTTGTCTCTGACCACCATTTTCCAATCCTTCCCCGCTATCACTTTATTCCATGCTCCCAGGTTTCTGGTGGGCGTCCtcttattttttcaaatacgTCACTAGAAACTCGTATTTGAGTGGAAAATCCGCGATCAAACTATATGACCTTGATTCGTGTCATTCAGGCTTTGACACAAGTTACGAACTATTTTAATCAAACTTGGCATCCGTGCTTTGAAAATCTAGACTTACTTAGCGTTACTTAATAAGTTACTTTTTGTATGCGTGAATTTAGTTACTAAATTTGCATAATTGATCTAGGCTGTATGATGCATAGAATAATAAGGAACCTTTGCTCTTTCTAAAAGAAGtcattatctatatatataaaaatgaaacccgttttccgttgtcacgacataacatgaaaacggcttgaccgatttgtctgattctttttttataatattccttgaagtacgaggatggttcttacggagagaaaaattaaaaaaattgagtgaaaaagtctataaacaacacttttctatattaccatacaaaatattcgtaataatatttaaaggcaatttgaactttaataccatatcataaagttcaagtgttagtggaggggttccgggaaggtaaatttttattttttgacataatgtatttgttgtattatcagctttcttttttttatcttactagctagaccggtgtcccgaatagcagaataagtattaaaaaaaaaagaatcgactgttaggcggtacgatgttcgccaggccagctagtattctATATAATTCGAATTCGTTGTTTAAAATGTGGAATTTAATGAGATTTGGTTATTTTATGGATAtgctaatattaataaacatggGTATTGTAACATCAATAAATGTACGTATATTGGTGAATtatacttctaattaattgcgatatttgttttaaaataagtgttgatTAGTCATTTTGcatgatgatttgctattttaaaagagtaccgagagttttttacgccggctttttctctcggcctacaccctgtcttctttgccgatgagtagggatgcctacaaattcaaatttaatgatgtggaataagtgatacctgtatcttatattccataataaacatattatttaaaaaataaaaaaaataaaaatattattttttataaaaatcctcAACCAGTCTAACAACTGACTGGTCCGAAGACCCCAGTGACTAAGCTCGAGAAGTTCTAGGAGAATCTGAGAGAAGAGAAGTTCGAGAAGGCTATACCTTTGCGGACGGAATTGTTTCGTCAGCGCGTGTCAGGGTATGACGTCATCTCAGTGATTTTTAAGGGCAGGTTGTATGTAGTAGAAGTCGCAACAGTTGTATGTAACTTCTCTCTTAGCCACTGGAGCCTTCAAGCCGGTCAGCGTTCAGAGGTAGGGCAGCATCTTCCTTCTTCCACAAACCAATAATTCAGAAGAACTAACTCTTATTAGCGAACAATTCCGACCCCGTCTTTAAATTTGAGATTTTGTACCAAGCGATTCCAAAATTGCGACAGcagcgctacggatattgaaagaataaaagaaattgggcttaatataaatattagaaattatataGTATCGGCGCAAGCGCAGAACCCAGAACCTGGATAGTATTCGTATGAAAAGACACTAATATCGTAATATAGTTAGCATGGACTTGTTAATCGGCGGTCTACTACGATCAATCAAAACGAAcacttatattttaacaatgaaACACATACGAAATAAAAGGAATTCGTAAGTAATTAGTGCTGAAATTTATGAggtaaaatctttgaatgcaagAAGGTTTCTTACTACTaccattaattaaatttaaaatgaaaaattgttGAATATTACGAAACGGTCTTGCGGTTCGTGATAAAAATTCTTATTGAATAGCTGTGATATTCTTGCTGCATTCGAtggttttgaatattttacttatatttttctgtaaatttgTTGTTTCGAGatgagaaaattataaataataacttaacttTCGTGTCAATTTGCAAACAATCGTAACCAAACATTCATAAGCTTATCATTAATagttgtattatataatattcgttcttattaaataatattaattcttgGTCATAAGATAGTAACATCAATGTGTCATCGTGCTCTATGGAACAATCATGGAACCTTTTTCGTAATAAGCCAATTAGTGGTCTTTCACATCCAAACCTAAGCAATTGAATAGTGAGTGTATTGAAGTGTCAATGAATAGACATTTCATTcgcaaaagtaaaaatataatatgaagcGATTTGCCGCGTCTATTATAGATATTCTGTGTCTGACATAAATTTTCTTGGTTGAGTATCGTCATTGTACACCCAAAACTTCGTGAATATACTGCGCTCCTACTTTCaagatttcatataaattttgcAGAAAGCCCGCGTACTGACGAACATGCATGTTGGCAACATTGTTGCTGCATGAGTGAATGCATGTTGGCAGCATTGTTGCTGCATGAATGAATACtctttgatattttccactgaatattcgaatttcaaataatatattatcgtGATGTTGCGAAATTTTTCCAAGATGgttgtttaaatttcttttggAAGCAGTACTTTGTACCGGCCCCAATTtctattaactattatttcaTAAGCATTTGcgtagaatatatatttattacacattttaataCCGTCGTAACAACCTTACTCAAGGGTAGTTATAGGGTAAACAGTTACCGCGCCTCCCGTGGCGCTGTTGGGTTTTATGGGTAGGTGTCCACTGTCCATTGCACTTGACTGACCGAACCCCACACTACTCGcgaaacttttaattttcccCGGCGCGGCGGTCTGTAAATTGATTTCCCaacaagaaaaacaaaataaggtaatagatagtaaaaatttagaagttcatgtaatataaaaaaggaattttaattaatagccAAATCAAAAAAGTTCAGTTACAATGCCGCCATTgaacagtattttatatataaaaaaattgttttaaccGCCATCTAGACAAAATAAGAAGAATCTCGtgtaatagtaaaaaattatgttaacaaAAAGCTTTACATTTTTTCATAGATGTCACAAAggtattaagaaatattatttggcAAATATTATGCAACAAAAAACCAGTTAAACGGTTTTTTTGTACAATGTTTTGGTTGTTAGGATTGAgtgtttttaatagttttgtttGAGTGTTCGGACTAAACGATATTTATGGAGTGCAAAAGTGGTAGCTTTGAAGTCACATTTCTCTTCTACCAGGACATCTTGAAGATTGCTTTCGATGGCCTggctgtatttttatatgaaactagctggcctggcgaacatcgtaccgcctaataGTCgattctgtattttttttaaatacttattctgctattcaggacaccggtctagatagtaagataaaaaaaaaagttgataagacaacaaatacattatgtcaaaaaataaaaatttaccttcccggaacccctccactaacatttgaactttatgatatggtattaaagttcaaattgacttttaagtattattacgaatattttgtatgggaatatagaaaagtgttgtttttagactttttcactaaattttttaaatttttctctccgtaagaaccatcctcgtacttcaaggaatattataaaaaaaatcagacaaatcggtcaagccgttttcatgttatgtcgtgacaacggaaaacgggtttcatttttatatatatagatatatagctGCACTTTAGAACGATTCTGTATTTATCGTAAAAGCCATTAATTATGTTACCAAAAGAATACACAAGAAaaggtacattttaaatactgttCTTTAGGTAGAAATATACGGTATAGAATGATTaaagcttttaattaaataaaacatcaatatacatacatttaaactttattaatattcgctttgcagaaaaaaataacacaatattatataaaacacagTATAAAAAGCGTGAcgacaataaattttatattttaatgtgtaaCCTGCTTGATACATTTCAATGCTGGCtggttaaaaacaaatatatctaTGACAACAATTGAGACCAGAGATAAAAACACCGATCGAGCACAGGACTACGTTCTTGTCTTAAAATATCTTAGttctttcaataaattcaagAATGACTAAATTGTATCACCACAATACTAATTTTGGCTTAAAAATCAAGACTAGAACTTAAttgctaattattatataagatgATTTGATTGTGCTCAAAACATGAAATTGGTGGCCGGTTTTATTATCCTGACGTATTCAGTTTTAGCGTGTTTCAGATATTGTGCTATTTATAGGGTTATTAAATTTTGGCTAAAGATATGTTTTttcggaaaaaatattatatttattaaagtaataatcaTTTGAGTCTTACTCaacatcaaaatataaatctaaaataatattgttttataatataggatAAGGGTCCACTTTAACACTGAGATTCAAGAAAACCTAttctaacattaaaattacctACTACAATCTTGGCTTCcgttaatctttttttttttaattctatccAGCCTAAGCTTTAGTGCGACTAATAGAAATCGTgtcacataaatatttaatctatgCCTTACGCACTTTTTGAAATTAGAATAATGTTCCTTTCAAATGATTGCCTCTATATGggcaatttttgaaattagaacTATGAATTTCCCTCCAACTGTCAAGTGACAACCATTATGAATTTATTGTCAAACTGTATAGTGCCGCAAGCGTATCCTGTTGGACATTTGGGGCACTGTTAACAATGACTAAAAAAAACTCATGAAGTGACCAAAGATTATTTCAAACACTACTTCGAAAACTAAAAGCGATTAATTCTTCTTAAGATTCTCCTCGTATTTTAGTATTTCTGCGATGTTATCAATCTTGATTTCCTGAACGTGCTTCCCGGAGAACTGGATGTAATCATGAGGCTTAGCTGTTGAACGCTTTTCAACTGAAACGAAAGCTTGAATAAGAATCTAcagaacataatatattatacgttGTATGGATCAGTTAATTGTGGCGGTTAATTGTGTGGTTCTCAagataagatttatttatatatatattttctatttttacagtaactgAATACTAACACAATAGAATacttaattatacataatttaaactgAGAACTTTACTCATAAATAATGCACGAAAGCATAAAACCTGaacctttttataacaaattatgaattgttaaaaaatgtattttatctgTTTACATTCTCACTTTTAATAGGAGATAGGGTATCTACATAAAAACAGAGGCAACAACCTATTAGGTCCaagcctcagatttttgtatctgtatattttgttcgtgatcatttgttttttctaataggcaagtaagtgatcagcctgacacacgccgtcctGTAGACAGCAAGTCCagtggtgcacagccagggtccgaacctacgacctcaaccTTTTTCTACAAATACTTACTGATGTTATCGTCGCGGTAAAGACGGTAGGCAGGTCTAGCGAAGCAGGTCTCTGCCATCTTCTTTGCGGTCTTAGCGAGGTCTACGATAGCTGGTAAAGCTGCGCGCaaatgggtgcgaacctgtgAACGCAACTTCTATTAGAAATCAAGTTTTTCAGAATATgatctaattaaattataatctattgtattctaattaaattacGTTTATATGTaggatattacaaaaaaaatccgtcaaataaaacaattttttttttatgtaataggaggcaaatgggCGGGAGCctaacctgatgttaagtgaaaccGCCCATGGCCACTcgcattgccagaaggctcacaaattaattgccggtcttttaaaaattttggtatgctcttttcctgaaggactctaagtcgaattggttcggaaatacttcagtgggcagctggttccacaagtGATACCGTCGTCTATGGACActctctcaatgccagagtgTCAATGCCAGGAGAGAAAAACCGGTAACGTACGTGAGCCACGTACGTTACCGGTTTTATGAATCGGTACGCTCAAACTTGTCTTGTggttatatgtatgtatttgagCGTAGGTACCTATGTTGTATGGATCATAAATGCTACGCAAAACGTTATATGTAGGCAGAAATCATACAAATGAGTGGAGGTCcccgtaaaaatatttgactgACACAAATTAGGGTTTTGTTTAGGCGAGTATAAGTTtagactattattatttactaaaattctAGGCACATCGATTATACCTTAGACACGTCAAATTGATCTCGAGCAGTGAGTCCAGCTACGAATAGGTCTGGGGGCATAACGATTTCAGGCTCCAGATCCATCACGAAGCAACGCTCAGCATCAACAATACCTGGAATAAGATAGCTACGATTAATTTTTACAGATTAGaataattcaaatttggaaACACCGTTCAGAAACACACTActattaaatatctatttcattgattcaattgttttaaaaattattcaaatttggAAACACCGTTCAGAAACACACAActattaaatatctatttcatgaattgaatttttaaaaattattcaaatttggAAACACCGTTCAGAAACACACAActattaaatatctatttcaTGAATTCAATTGTTAAGAATTATTCAAATTTGGAATAATCGAAATATACGAAAAGGCATTTTAAtcagcaattaaaaaaatctattttctcTTATGTATACAAGTACTTCTGCAAGACTAtgtaaactataaaatatggCCTACCAGTAACATTGTCACTAAAGTCATGGATGAAGTCAACTCGGCGTCCATTGTCAACAACCGCGATCTTCTCCACAGAGTCCCCAATATCCAGCTCCTCATTCAGCATACCCATGATATCATCACTCTCTGGTCCGTCGATGGCGCTGATAATTTGGAGCATTGGCTTGGATGACCAACTAACAGGTAGGGCGCGGTAGTGGCCATCTGACAtcctctaaaaaaaatttttttgacgtgataacgtctttaaaatcgttttagtcgggtgacatgttcagaaacttgtgtcacaccaaaacctcacgagcgcgatcgcaggtataacgagagagagacggaccgatctcccgtctcatctcgagcgctgccagtcattccgtgaatgtatgaagaaaaatgtatatcatagtcgaataagtaaacttgtcattttacacccgaaatttatcatcaaaagtgtgaataaaacgatagatgtaatttcaaatttgaaaaaattgttatcttcattaattccttacttcccaaaaacttatatcaccaataagacgttatcacgtaaacatctcgatcgtaataggtttacaaacaac includes:
- the LOC125055874 gene encoding uncharacterized protein LOC125055874, with product MTVFTKPVDICEKPVIINTPHVQGSSRSESRVDLPDQEFYPKPPLTEKALLYLLLSVFVVLLVGVTATVMILNPPKSSNNNYQAFCHIPVPRDFTERMSDGHYRALPVSWSSKPMLQIISAIDGPESDDIMGMLNEELDIGDSVEKIAVVDNGRRVDFIHDFSDNVTGIVDAERCFVMDLEPEIVMPPDLFVAGLTARDQFDVSKVRTHLRAALPAIVDLAKTAKKMAETCFARPAYRLYRDDNIIEKRSTAKPHDYIQFSGKHVQEIKIDNIAEILKYEENLKKN